A window of the Chanodichthys erythropterus isolate Z2021 chromosome 21, ASM2448905v1, whole genome shotgun sequence genome harbors these coding sequences:
- the itcha gene encoding itchy E3 ubiquitin protein ligase a isoform X1 — MKAQLQITVLSAKLRDSKKNWFGPSPYVEVCVDGQSKKTEKCTNTHSPKWKQSLTVIVTPFSKLIFRVWSHQTLKADILLGLATLEVSETLKANNMKICEVVQTLQLSSDRERSEVVGDLSVCLDGLQVDAETFASEEQKHITDAVVNGDPKLNGDVAASRDSSPSSDIIDDAPLPNGHAVGSTGSSSPSAGALRPPRPPRPQRPPPASPHKPASSNASSAGSTPTHGSRAPSPETSPRVCVNGETESQGSSSGSGSNQPPSASPTPPRASLITNSPLPPGWEQRMDQNGRVYYVDHIEKRTTWERPEPLPPGWERRLDPMGRVYYVDHIIRTTTWQRPTLESVRNYEEWQNQRSQLQGAMHRFNQRFIYGQQEQLVPTANKEFDPLGPLPPGWEKRTDSNRRMYFVHHPTRSTQWEDPRTQGLLNEKPLPEGWEMRFTVDGIPYFVDHNRKTTTYIDPRTGKSSLENGPQITYVRDFKAKVHYFRFWCQQLAMPQHIKIHVSRKTLFEDSFQQIMSCHPQDLRRRLWIIFPGEEGLDYGGVAREWFFLLSHEVLNPMYCLFEYAGKDNYCLQINPASSINPDHLKYFKFIGRFIAMALFHGKFIDTGFSLPFYKRILNKPLALKDLESIDPEFYNSLIWIKDNNIEECGLEMFFSVDKEILGEVTTHDLKPDGGNIQVTEENKEEYIRLVAEWRLSRGVEEQTQAFLEGFNEVLPQQYLQYFDAKELEVMLCGMQEIDLGDWQRNTIYRHYARSSKQIVWFWQFVKEIDNEKRMRLLQFVTGTCRLPVGGFADLMGSNGPQKFCIEKVGKENWLPRSHTCFNRLDLPPYKSYDQLKEKLLFAIEETEGFGQE; from the exons ATGAAGGCTCAACTTCAGATAACAG TTCTGTCCGCTAAGCTGCGGGACAGTAAGAAGAATTGGTTTGGGCCCAGTCCTTACGTGGAGGTGTGTGTGGACGGCCAGTCCAAGAAGACGGAGAAATGCACCAACACTCACAGTCCCAAGTGGAAACAGTCTCTCACTGT GATCGTCACCCCTTTCAGCAAGTTAATTTTCCGGGTTTGGAGTCACCAGACACTTAAagccgacattttgctgggctTGGCCACTCTGGAGGTCAGCGAGACCTTGAAAGCCAACAATATGAAGA TTTGCGAGGTTGTGCAGACGTTGCAGTTGAGTTCAGACCGAGAGCGGTCGGAGGTGGTTGGAGATCTCTCAGTGTGTCTGGATGGACTGCAGGTGGATGCTGAGACTTTTGCTTCAGAGGAACAAAAGCACA TCACAGATGCTGTTGTAAATGGAGATCCCAAACTGAACGGGGATGTAGCAGCGAG TCGAGATTCTTCTCCATCCAGTGACATCATTGATGATGCACCACTGCCCAATGGTCATGCGGTGGGAAGTACGGGGTCTTCCTCTCCATCCGCAGGGGCTCTAAGACCACCGCGTCCACCTCGACCCCAGCGACCTCCGCCTGCCTCGCCACATAAACCCGCTTCCTCCAACG cATCCTCTGCTGGCTCCACTCCCACTCACGGCAGCAGAGCTCCCAGCCCGGAGACATCTCCACGAGTGTGTGTGAACGGAGAAACGGAGAGTCAGGGGTCAAGCTCAGGTTCAGGGTCAAATCAGCCCCCCAGTGCCAGTCCAACGCCACCCAGAGCTTCGCTAATCACTAACAGCCCTCTTCCTCCTGG CTGGGAGCAGAGAATGGATCAGAACGGCCGCGTTTACTATGTGGATCACATTGAGAAAAGAACCACATGGGAAAGACCTGAACCGCTACCACCGGG TTGGGAGCGTCGCTTGGACCCGATGGGCCGTGTTTACTATGTGGATCATATAATCCGAACCACCACATGGCAAAGACCCACACTTGAGTCGGTCCGGAACTATGAAGAGTGGCAGAACCAGCGCAGCCAGTTGCAGGGAGCCATGCACCGCTTCAACCAGAGATTCATCTATGGA CAGCAGGAACAGCTTGTGCCTACAGCTAATAAAGAGTTTGACCCTCTGGGTCCACTGCCGCCAGGATGGG AGAAACGGACAGACAGTAATAGGAGGATGTATTTTGTTCACCATCCTACGAGATCCACACAATGGGAAGATCCTCGCACACAAGG GTTGTTAAATGAGAAGCCTTTGCCGGAGGGTTGGGAGATGAGGTTTACAGTGGACGGGATTCCTTATTTTGTCGATCACAACAGGAAAACGACGACATATATCGACCCTCGTACAGGAAAATCCTCCCT TGAGAACGGCCCTCAGATCACATACGTACGAGACTTTAAAGCCAAAGTGCACTATTTCCGCTTCTGGTGTCAG CAACTAGCAATGCCTCAGCATATTAAGATCCACGTCAGTCGCAAAACACTCTTCGAGGACTCGTTTCAACAG ATTATGAGTTGCCATCCGCAAGATCTGAGAAGGAGATTGTGGATTATTTTCCCAGGGGAGGAGGGACTTGACTATGGAGGCGTGGCCAG GGAATGGTTCTTCCTGCTCTCTCACGAGGTCTTGAACCCCATGTACTGTCTGTTCGAATATGCCGGTAAAGACAACTACTGCCTGCAGATTAATCCCGCCTCCTCCATCAACCCCGACCACCTCAAGTACTTCAAGTTCATTGGCCGGTTCATTGCTATG gCTCTCTTTCATGGAAAGTTCATAGACACCGGCTTCTCTTTGCCCTTTTATAAGCGCATCCTGAATAAACCTCTGGCTCTGAAAGACCTGGAGTCCATCGATCCGGAGTTCTACAACTCGCTCATCTGGATCAA GGATAATAACATCGAGGAATGTGGCTTGGAGATGTTTTTCTCGGTGGATAAGGAGATTTTGGGAGAGGTCACCACTCATGACCTCAAACCTGATGGAGGAAACATTCAGGTGACAGAGGAAAATAAAGAGGAGTACATCCG GTTGGTTGCTGAGTGGAGGTTGTCCAGAGGCGTTGAGGAACAGACTCAGGCGTTCCTCGAGGGCTTTAATGAGGTCTTGCCACAGCAGTACCTGCAATACTTTGATGCCAAGGAACTGGAG GTGATGCTGTGTGGGATGCAGGAGATTGATCTGGGAGACTGGCAGAGGAACACCATCTACAGACACTACGCTCGCAGCAGCAAACAGATCGTCTGGTTTTGGCAG TTTGTGAAGGAGATCGACAATGAGAAGCGTATGCGACTGCTGCAGTTTGTAACCGGCACATGCCGACTTCCTGTCGGGGGATTCGCCGACCTTATGG GGAGCAATGGGCCGCAGAAGTTTTGTATTGAGAAAGTGGGTAAGGAAAACTGGCTGCCGAGGAGCCACACATG CTTTAACCGTCTGGATCTGCCGCCCTATAAAAGCTACGATCAGTTAAAGGAGAAGCTGCTGTTCGCCATCGAGGAAACCGAAGGCTTCGGTCAAGAGTGA
- the itcha gene encoding itchy E3 ubiquitin protein ligase a isoform X2, whose amino-acid sequence MKAQLQITVLSAKLRDSKKNWFGPSPYVEVCVDGQSKKTEKCTNTHSPKWKQSLTVIVTPFSKLIFRVWSHQTLKADILLGLATLEVSETLKANNMKICEVVQTLQLSSDRERSEVVGDLSVCLDGLQVDAETFASEEQKHITDAVVNGDPKLNGDVAASRDSSPSSDIIDDAPLPNGHAVGSTGSSSPSAGALRPPRPPRPQRPPPASPHKPASSNASSAGSTPTHGSRAPSPETSPRVCVNGETESQGSSSGSGSNQPPSASPTPPRASLITNSPLPPGWEQRMDQNGRVYYVDHIEKRTTWERPEPLPPGWERRLDPMGRVYYVDHIIRTTTWQRPTLESVRNYEEWQNQRSQLQGAMHRFNQRFIYGQEQLVPTANKEFDPLGPLPPGWEKRTDSNRRMYFVHHPTRSTQWEDPRTQGLLNEKPLPEGWEMRFTVDGIPYFVDHNRKTTTYIDPRTGKSSLENGPQITYVRDFKAKVHYFRFWCQQLAMPQHIKIHVSRKTLFEDSFQQIMSCHPQDLRRRLWIIFPGEEGLDYGGVAREWFFLLSHEVLNPMYCLFEYAGKDNYCLQINPASSINPDHLKYFKFIGRFIAMALFHGKFIDTGFSLPFYKRILNKPLALKDLESIDPEFYNSLIWIKDNNIEECGLEMFFSVDKEILGEVTTHDLKPDGGNIQVTEENKEEYIRLVAEWRLSRGVEEQTQAFLEGFNEVLPQQYLQYFDAKELEVMLCGMQEIDLGDWQRNTIYRHYARSSKQIVWFWQFVKEIDNEKRMRLLQFVTGTCRLPVGGFADLMGSNGPQKFCIEKVGKENWLPRSHTCFNRLDLPPYKSYDQLKEKLLFAIEETEGFGQE is encoded by the exons ATGAAGGCTCAACTTCAGATAACAG TTCTGTCCGCTAAGCTGCGGGACAGTAAGAAGAATTGGTTTGGGCCCAGTCCTTACGTGGAGGTGTGTGTGGACGGCCAGTCCAAGAAGACGGAGAAATGCACCAACACTCACAGTCCCAAGTGGAAACAGTCTCTCACTGT GATCGTCACCCCTTTCAGCAAGTTAATTTTCCGGGTTTGGAGTCACCAGACACTTAAagccgacattttgctgggctTGGCCACTCTGGAGGTCAGCGAGACCTTGAAAGCCAACAATATGAAGA TTTGCGAGGTTGTGCAGACGTTGCAGTTGAGTTCAGACCGAGAGCGGTCGGAGGTGGTTGGAGATCTCTCAGTGTGTCTGGATGGACTGCAGGTGGATGCTGAGACTTTTGCTTCAGAGGAACAAAAGCACA TCACAGATGCTGTTGTAAATGGAGATCCCAAACTGAACGGGGATGTAGCAGCGAG TCGAGATTCTTCTCCATCCAGTGACATCATTGATGATGCACCACTGCCCAATGGTCATGCGGTGGGAAGTACGGGGTCTTCCTCTCCATCCGCAGGGGCTCTAAGACCACCGCGTCCACCTCGACCCCAGCGACCTCCGCCTGCCTCGCCACATAAACCCGCTTCCTCCAACG cATCCTCTGCTGGCTCCACTCCCACTCACGGCAGCAGAGCTCCCAGCCCGGAGACATCTCCACGAGTGTGTGTGAACGGAGAAACGGAGAGTCAGGGGTCAAGCTCAGGTTCAGGGTCAAATCAGCCCCCCAGTGCCAGTCCAACGCCACCCAGAGCTTCGCTAATCACTAACAGCCCTCTTCCTCCTGG CTGGGAGCAGAGAATGGATCAGAACGGCCGCGTTTACTATGTGGATCACATTGAGAAAAGAACCACATGGGAAAGACCTGAACCGCTACCACCGGG TTGGGAGCGTCGCTTGGACCCGATGGGCCGTGTTTACTATGTGGATCATATAATCCGAACCACCACATGGCAAAGACCCACACTTGAGTCGGTCCGGAACTATGAAGAGTGGCAGAACCAGCGCAGCCAGTTGCAGGGAGCCATGCACCGCTTCAACCAGAGATTCATCTATGGA CAGGAACAGCTTGTGCCTACAGCTAATAAAGAGTTTGACCCTCTGGGTCCACTGCCGCCAGGATGGG AGAAACGGACAGACAGTAATAGGAGGATGTATTTTGTTCACCATCCTACGAGATCCACACAATGGGAAGATCCTCGCACACAAGG GTTGTTAAATGAGAAGCCTTTGCCGGAGGGTTGGGAGATGAGGTTTACAGTGGACGGGATTCCTTATTTTGTCGATCACAACAGGAAAACGACGACATATATCGACCCTCGTACAGGAAAATCCTCCCT TGAGAACGGCCCTCAGATCACATACGTACGAGACTTTAAAGCCAAAGTGCACTATTTCCGCTTCTGGTGTCAG CAACTAGCAATGCCTCAGCATATTAAGATCCACGTCAGTCGCAAAACACTCTTCGAGGACTCGTTTCAACAG ATTATGAGTTGCCATCCGCAAGATCTGAGAAGGAGATTGTGGATTATTTTCCCAGGGGAGGAGGGACTTGACTATGGAGGCGTGGCCAG GGAATGGTTCTTCCTGCTCTCTCACGAGGTCTTGAACCCCATGTACTGTCTGTTCGAATATGCCGGTAAAGACAACTACTGCCTGCAGATTAATCCCGCCTCCTCCATCAACCCCGACCACCTCAAGTACTTCAAGTTCATTGGCCGGTTCATTGCTATG gCTCTCTTTCATGGAAAGTTCATAGACACCGGCTTCTCTTTGCCCTTTTATAAGCGCATCCTGAATAAACCTCTGGCTCTGAAAGACCTGGAGTCCATCGATCCGGAGTTCTACAACTCGCTCATCTGGATCAA GGATAATAACATCGAGGAATGTGGCTTGGAGATGTTTTTCTCGGTGGATAAGGAGATTTTGGGAGAGGTCACCACTCATGACCTCAAACCTGATGGAGGAAACATTCAGGTGACAGAGGAAAATAAAGAGGAGTACATCCG GTTGGTTGCTGAGTGGAGGTTGTCCAGAGGCGTTGAGGAACAGACTCAGGCGTTCCTCGAGGGCTTTAATGAGGTCTTGCCACAGCAGTACCTGCAATACTTTGATGCCAAGGAACTGGAG GTGATGCTGTGTGGGATGCAGGAGATTGATCTGGGAGACTGGCAGAGGAACACCATCTACAGACACTACGCTCGCAGCAGCAAACAGATCGTCTGGTTTTGGCAG TTTGTGAAGGAGATCGACAATGAGAAGCGTATGCGACTGCTGCAGTTTGTAACCGGCACATGCCGACTTCCTGTCGGGGGATTCGCCGACCTTATGG GGAGCAATGGGCCGCAGAAGTTTTGTATTGAGAAAGTGGGTAAGGAAAACTGGCTGCCGAGGAGCCACACATG CTTTAACCGTCTGGATCTGCCGCCCTATAAAAGCTACGATCAGTTAAAGGAGAAGCTGCTGTTCGCCATCGAGGAAACCGAAGGCTTCGGTCAAGAGTGA